In Paenibacillus sp. G2S3, a single window of DNA contains:
- a CDS encoding tyrosine-type recombinase/integrase, which produces MPNHSLRHTHAVLLLEAGNDMKYVQERLGHGSMRITADTYTHIPKKINESSMEKFEANMRNILE; this is translated from the coding sequence ATGCCGAACCATTCTCTTCGTCACACTCATGCTGTCCTTTTACTTGAGGCTGGTAACGATATGAAGTACGTACAAGAACGTTTAGGTCACGGTAGTATGAGAATCACAGCGGACACATACACACATATTCCAAAGAAAATAAATGAAAGCAGTATGGAGAAATTTGAAGCTAATATGAGAAATATACTCGAATGA
- a CDS encoding MerR family transcriptional regulator, whose product MGDEIRRNMALFPIGIVMKLTDLSARQIRYYEQHSLIVPARTSGNQRLFSFNDVERLLEIKALIEKGVNIAGIKQVMNPVSKESEEATVITPDTEVRRRELSDSQLHRMLKQELVSGKRPGQVSLIQGELSRFFNK is encoded by the coding sequence ATGGGTGATGAAATCCGCAGAAATATGGCACTATTTCCTATTGGAATTGTAATGAAGCTGACTGATTTGTCCGCGAGACAAATTCGTTATTATGAGCAGCACAGTCTGATCGTACCCGCACGTACGTCGGGGAATCAGCGTTTGTTCTCTTTTAATGATGTTGAGCGCCTATTAGAAATTAAAGCTCTGATCGAGAAGGGTGTTAATATTGCTGGCATTAAGCAAGTAATGAATCCTGTCTCTAAGGAATCCGAGGAAGCTACTGTTATTACCCCTGATACAGAGGTAAGACGTAGAGAGTTATCCGATTCCCAGCTTCACCGAATGCTGAAGCAAGAACTAGTTTCCGGTAAAAGACCGGGACAAGTGTCTCTGATTCAAGGTGAGTTATCCCGGTTTTTTAATAAATAA
- a CDS encoding methionine gamma-lyase family protein: protein MVVFAEDILSAAEAAEVEIEGAVKALDRIVDKNQWKVIEAFQRHQVSDFHFAGSTGYAYNDRGREVLDLVYADVFGAESALVRPHFASGTHTISTALFGVLRPGDELLYITGRPYDTLHKVIGHTGDGTGSLADFGITYREVDLTADGKIDWDEVALAINENTKVIGIQRSRGYDWRASFTVAEIGEMTSRVKVLKPEVIVFVDNCYGEFTEELEPPQVGADLVAGSLIKNPGGGIAETGGYICGRQELVELAAYRLTAPGIGGEVGAMLGTTRGLYQGLFMAPHTVGQALKGSIFAASVFQRCGFETKPAWNEPRTDLIQAVSFDGPDHLIAFVQGIQRAAAVDSHVVPEPWDMPGYEHPVIMAAGTFIQGGSLELSADAPIRAPYIGYMQGGLTYSHVKYGVLMALQSMRERKLL, encoded by the coding sequence ATGGTAGTTTTTGCAGAGGATATTTTGAGCGCGGCAGAGGCCGCAGAAGTTGAAATAGAAGGCGCTGTCAAAGCCCTTGATCGTATTGTAGATAAGAATCAGTGGAAGGTTATAGAAGCGTTTCAGCGTCATCAAGTCAGTGATTTTCACTTTGCCGGTTCAACGGGGTATGCGTATAATGACCGTGGCCGTGAAGTGTTGGATCTTGTCTATGCTGACGTTTTTGGTGCGGAATCTGCTCTGGTACGCCCGCATTTCGCTTCAGGAACACATACTATATCAACAGCCCTATTTGGTGTACTGCGTCCAGGAGATGAGCTGCTATACATCACAGGACGTCCGTACGATACCTTACATAAGGTAATTGGTCACACAGGGGATGGGACAGGTTCTCTCGCAGATTTCGGAATTACTTACCGAGAGGTTGATCTTACTGCAGATGGCAAGATCGATTGGGATGAGGTAGCTCTCGCTATTAACGAAAATACTAAAGTGATTGGAATCCAAAGGTCACGAGGATATGATTGGCGTGCTTCTTTCACAGTAGCTGAAATTGGTGAGATGACTTCGAGGGTAAAGGTGTTGAAACCGGAAGTGATTGTCTTCGTAGACAATTGTTATGGTGAGTTTACCGAAGAGCTTGAGCCTCCACAGGTTGGTGCGGATCTAGTAGCAGGATCGTTAATTAAGAATCCAGGTGGGGGTATTGCTGAGACGGGCGGTTATATTTGTGGCCGACAGGAGCTTGTGGAATTGGCAGCTTATCGATTAACCGCTCCTGGCATAGGTGGTGAAGTTGGGGCTATGTTAGGAACAACTCGTGGGCTTTACCAAGGGTTGTTTATGGCTCCTCACACGGTCGGACAAGCTTTAAAAGGGAGTATTTTTGCTGCATCCGTATTTCAGCGCTGCGGGTTTGAAACAAAGCCAGCATGGAACGAGCCTCGTACAGATCTGATTCAGGCGGTTTCCTTTGACGGTCCAGATCACTTAATTGCCTTTGTTCAGGGCATACAACGGGCTGCGGCTGTAGACAGCCATGTAGTACCAGAGCCTTGGGATATGCCTGGTTATGAACATCCAGTTATTATGGCGGCAGGTACGTTTATACAAGGTGGAAGCTTGGAGCTATCTGCAGATGCGCCTATACGAGCTCCTTATATTGGCTATATGCAAGGCGGGTTAACCTATTCACATGTTAAATATGGCGTTTTGATGGCACTTCAAAGTATGCGTGAAAGAAAATTGCTGTAA
- the glnA gene encoding type I glutamate--ammonia ligase, with amino-acid sequence MSFSKEDILRIAKEENVRFIRLQFTDLLGTIKNVEIPVSQLEKALDNKMMFDGSSIEGYVRIEESDMYLFPDLDTWVIFPWVTDSRVARLICDVYMPDGTPFAGDPRGILKRCLKEAEEMGFTAMNVGPEPEFFLFKTDERGNPTTELNDQGGYFDLAPTDLGENCRREIVLTLEEMGFEIEASHHEVASGQHEIDFKYADAITAADQIQTFKLVVKTVARQHGLHATFMPKPLFGINGSGMHAHQSLFKGKENMFYDESDKLGLSKTARYYMAGILKHARAFAAITNPTVNSYKRLVPGYEAPCYVAWSASNRSPMIRIPASRGLSTRVEVRNPDPAANPYLALAVMLKAGLDGIKRKLDLPAPIDRNIYVMSEEERIEEGIPSLPSDLKEALSEMIRSHVITEALGEHALAHFYELKEIEWDIYRTQVHEWERAQYMTLY; translated from the coding sequence ATGAGCTTTTCTAAAGAGGATATTTTACGCATTGCCAAGGAAGAGAATGTTCGTTTTATTCGTCTGCAATTTACGGATCTATTAGGTACTATTAAGAATGTAGAGATTCCAGTTAGCCAATTGGAAAAAGCGCTTGATAATAAAATGATGTTTGATGGTTCTTCCATCGAAGGTTACGTACGGATTGAGGAATCTGATATGTATCTCTTCCCTGACCTTGATACATGGGTAATCTTCCCTTGGGTGACAGATAGTCGTGTAGCGCGTCTGATTTGTGACGTCTACATGCCAGATGGTACACCTTTTGCTGGAGACCCGCGTGGTATCCTCAAACGTTGTCTGAAGGAAGCAGAAGAAATGGGTTTCACAGCTATGAACGTTGGACCAGAACCTGAATTCTTCCTATTCAAGACAGACGAAAGAGGCAATCCTACTACGGAATTGAACGACCAAGGTGGATACTTTGACTTAGCGCCAACGGATTTAGGGGAAAACTGTCGTCGCGAAATCGTACTGACCCTTGAAGAAATGGGCTTTGAAATCGAAGCTTCCCACCATGAAGTAGCTTCGGGCCAGCATGAAATTGACTTTAAATATGCTGACGCGATTACTGCTGCTGACCAAATTCAAACCTTTAAGCTCGTCGTGAAAACGGTAGCCCGTCAACACGGCCTGCATGCAACTTTTATGCCTAAACCATTGTTCGGTATCAACGGATCTGGTATGCACGCTCACCAATCCTTGTTTAAAGGCAAAGAAAACATGTTCTACGACGAAAGCGACAAGCTGGGTCTGAGCAAAACTGCACGTTACTACATGGCTGGTATTTTGAAGCACGCTCGTGCTTTTGCCGCGATTACTAACCCAACAGTGAACTCATACAAACGCCTTGTTCCTGGTTATGAAGCACCTTGCTACGTAGCTTGGTCTGCAAGTAACCGTAGCCCAATGATTCGTATTCCGGCTTCTAGAGGTCTTAGCACTCGCGTTGAAGTTCGTAACCCGGACCCAGCAGCTAACCCTTACCTCGCACTTGCTGTTATGTTGAAAGCAGGTCTTGACGGAATTAAACGTAAGCTCGATCTTCCAGCTCCAATCGACCGTAACATCTATGTGATGTCTGAGGAAGAGCGTATTGAAGAAGGCATTCCAAGCTTGCCATCCGATTTGAAAGAAGCTCTTAGCGAAATGATCCGCAGCCATGTTATTACCGAAGCTCTCGGCGAACATGCTCTGGCTCACTTCTACGAGTTAAAAGAAATCGAATGGGATATCTATCGCACACAAGTTCACGAGTGGGAAAGAGCGCAATACATGACTCTTTACTAG
- a CDS encoding AAA family ATPase, translated as MSGRVAAASGREEERPSRQINIVLRSQEPPAITNPSGESRPVPPKNHGHTSLFQELTQELEGLVGLDNIKELVFEIYALLQIAQMRTEAGLASGGQAYHMVFKGNPGTGKTTVARIVAKLFQRMGVLTKGHLIEVERADLVGEYIGHTAQKTRDLVKKALGGILFIDEAYSLARGGEKDFGKEAIDTLVKAMEDHRSQFILILAGYSGEMEYFLMSNPGLPSRFPIQVEFPDYTIDQLLQIAELMAKDRDYILMPQAILKLKQHLLVEKTESLHAFSNARYVRNAIEKAVRGQAVRLLNQYESTSPGKQELMTLRTEDFKL; from the coding sequence ATGAGCGGACGCGTAGCAGCGGCCAGTGGACGGGAGGAAGAAAGACCGTCTCGACAAATCAATATTGTATTGCGGAGTCAAGAGCCTCCGGCTATAACTAACCCTTCTGGAGAGAGTCGGCCAGTACCTCCAAAAAATCACGGCCACACTAGCCTGTTCCAAGAGTTAACGCAAGAATTGGAAGGTTTAGTGGGTCTGGACAATATCAAAGAGCTAGTCTTTGAAATCTACGCCTTGTTACAGATTGCTCAAATGCGAACTGAGGCAGGACTTGCAAGCGGTGGGCAAGCTTATCACATGGTTTTTAAAGGGAATCCCGGAACTGGCAAGACAACCGTGGCTAGAATCGTAGCTAAGCTGTTCCAGCGTATGGGTGTACTGACCAAAGGACATCTCATTGAGGTGGAGAGAGCCGACCTTGTAGGAGAATACATCGGTCATACTGCACAGAAGACTCGCGATCTGGTAAAAAAGGCTTTGGGCGGTATTTTGTTTATCGATGAGGCTTATAGCCTTGCTCGTGGTGGAGAAAAGGATTTTGGAAAAGAAGCGATTGATACGCTCGTCAAGGCCATGGAGGATCATCGCAGTCAATTTATACTTATCTTAGCGGGGTACTCTGGAGAAATGGAGTATTTTTTGATGAGCAATCCCGGATTGCCTTCACGGTTTCCGATACAAGTGGAATTTCCTGATTATACGATCGATCAACTGCTGCAAATCGCTGAACTGATGGCAAAAGATCGCGACTATATTTTGATGCCACAGGCGATACTCAAGTTAAAGCAGCATTTGTTAGTAGAGAAGACGGAGAGTCTTCATGCTTTCAGTAATGCGCGGTATGTTCGCAACGCCATTGAGAAAGCTGTTCGGGGTCAGGCTGTTAGACTGTTAAACCAGTATGAAAGTACCAGCCCAGGCAAGCAGGAATTAATGACGCTTCGAACTGAGGATTTCAAATTATGA
- the hflX gene encoding GTPase HflX: protein MAITTHDTETDVQDRAILVSLVTDKIKGTGIDPELSLQELVQLAETAGVEVLDVLRQNKETPDSRWFIGKGKVEELRMAADALGANTAIFDQELSGAQVRNLEEALDLKIIDRTQLILDIFAGRAKTREGIIQVELAQLSYLLPRLSGQGKNLSRLGGGIGTRGPGESKLETDRRHIRDRITELKRQLDEVVKTRELHRERRRKAGAVQVALVGYTNAGKSTLLKQLTDADVYIENQLFATLDPTSRVLELAGGKEVVLTDTVGFIQNLPHDLVASFRATLEEVNEANLVLHVVDASSPMREEQMEIVQSILQDLGASGTPQIVLFNKIDLCQPEQLEMLPTGTGYLKISAFNPEDLTRITEMIADELAGDTLNFRIPGDRGDISSLLYRVGEVLETTYDENDVLYNVRLNKEDYDKWGYMLAEFVDQQ from the coding sequence ATGGCAATAACTACGCATGATACGGAAACAGATGTACAAGATCGAGCGATATTGGTAAGTCTCGTCACAGATAAAATTAAAGGAACGGGAATTGATCCAGAGCTTTCACTACAGGAATTAGTGCAATTAGCCGAAACGGCTGGTGTTGAAGTTCTGGATGTGCTGCGTCAAAACAAGGAAACGCCTGATTCTAGATGGTTTATTGGTAAAGGTAAGGTAGAAGAGCTACGGATGGCTGCTGATGCTCTCGGGGCTAACACAGCTATCTTTGATCAAGAATTGTCCGGAGCCCAAGTACGGAACCTTGAGGAGGCTCTGGATCTTAAGATTATTGACCGGACGCAGCTTATTCTGGATATTTTTGCGGGGCGTGCGAAGACGCGAGAAGGGATTATTCAGGTAGAGCTGGCACAATTGTCCTATCTGTTACCTCGGCTATCCGGCCAAGGGAAGAACTTATCCAGATTAGGTGGAGGCATTGGTACCAGAGGTCCGGGTGAAAGTAAACTGGAAACCGATCGCCGGCATATTCGTGATCGGATTACGGAGCTGAAACGCCAGCTGGATGAGGTTGTTAAGACTCGTGAGCTGCATCGGGAGCGTCGCCGCAAGGCGGGAGCGGTGCAAGTTGCACTTGTTGGGTATACGAATGCAGGGAAATCAACGCTGCTTAAGCAACTAACCGATGCGGATGTCTATATTGAAAACCAGTTGTTTGCCACACTGGACCCTACTTCACGTGTACTTGAGCTAGCAGGTGGTAAAGAGGTTGTGCTTACGGATACTGTAGGCTTCATTCAGAATCTTCCGCATGATCTTGTCGCATCTTTCCGTGCAACGCTAGAGGAAGTCAATGAGGCCAATTTGGTGCTACATGTGGTGGATGCCTCTTCACCAATGCGTGAGGAGCAGATGGAGATTGTCCAATCCATCTTGCAGGATCTTGGTGCATCTGGTACACCGCAAATCGTACTTTTTAATAAAATTGATCTATGTCAGCCTGAGCAACTGGAAATGCTGCCTACAGGTACAGGGTACTTGAAGATCAGTGCATTTAACCCTGAGGATTTAACTCGGATTACCGAAATGATCGCCGATGAACTGGCTGGAGACACACTCAACTTCCGCATTCCCGGAGACCGTGGCGACATTTCTTCCTTGCTCTACAGGGTGGGAGAGGTTCTGGAAACGACTTATGATGAGAACGATGTGCTCTATAACGTTCGTCTTAATAAAGAGGACTATGACAAATGGGGTTACATGCTTGCTGAGTTTGTGGACCAGCAGTAA